The following proteins come from a genomic window of Triticum aestivum cultivar Chinese Spring chromosome 6A, IWGSC CS RefSeq v2.1, whole genome shotgun sequence:
- the LOC123129632 gene encoding myb-related protein 340 — MCRTRSRRLDRWPASYKLGNIHARQYICSDSTPRLLHTTTSPHSRSLSLPDGESTARLRVVIVGMEQYGWGREEGGWRKGPWTAQEDKLLLGYVRQQGDGRWNSVAKLTGLKRSGKSCRLRWVNYLRPDLKRGKITPQEETVILELHALWGNRWSTIARSLPGRTDNEIKNYWRTHFKKGKPSSKNIERARARFLKQRREIMQGHHEHQRDVQDDDGAASADNNGDGAASHHADEATTWPAPPPAQDDDDLAMMRDMADMDDFLQYHDPMSTSAYFLLNGGDGAASDAGSSGEIDACGATWGSLWNLDDLDVVDDVGGGGACGWGSFALLQDHGLAFY; from the exons ATGTGCCGCACCAGGAGCAGGAGGCTGGATCGATGGCCGGCTAGCTACAAGCTAGGAAACATCCACG CGCGCCAGTATATATGCAGCGATAGCACGCCTCGTTTGTTGCACACCACCACCTCACCTCACTCTCGCTCGCTCTCTCTCCCTGACGGGGAGTCTACAGCTCGATTACGAGTAGTTATTGTTGGAATGGAGCAGTATGGCtggggaagggaggagggagggTGGAGGAAAGGGCCGTGGACGGCGCAGGAAGACAAGCTGCTGCTCGGCTATGTTCGGCAGCAGGGGGATGGGAGGTGGAATTCTGTCGCCAAGCTCACAG GTCTGAAGAGAAGCGGGAAGAGCTGCAGGCTTCGGTGGGTGAATTACCTGCGACCTGACCTCAAGAGAGGCAAGATCACGCCGCAGGAGGAGACCGTCATACTCGAGCTCCATGCCTTGTGGGGAAACAG ATGGTCGACGATTGCGCGTAGCCTCCCCGGCCGGACGGACAACGAGATCAAGAACTACTGGCGGACGCACTTCAAGAAGGGCAAGCCGTCGTCCAAGAACATCGAGCGCGCCAGGGCGCGCTTCCTCAAGCAGCGCCGCGAGATCATGCAAGGTCACCACGAGCACCAGCGCGACGTCCAGGACGACGACGGCGCTGCTAGCGCGGACAACAACGGCGACGGCGCGGCTAGCCATCACGCAGATGAAGCAACAACATGGCCAGCACCGCCGCCGGCGCAGGACGACGACGACCTGGCGATGATGCGGGATATGGCGGACATGGACGACTTCCTGCAGTACCATGATCCAATGTCGACGTCGGCCTACTTCCTCCTCAACGGCGGCGATGGCGCCGCCAGCGACGCGGGTTCCAGCGGGGAGATCGACGCCTGCGGCGCCACGTGGGGCAGCTTGTGGAACCTCGACGACCTCGACGTTGTAGATGACGTCGGTGGTGGCGGCGCGTGCGGCTGGGGCAGCTTCGCTTTGCTCCAAGATCACGGACTCGCTTTCTACTAG